From a single Pseudomonas triticicola genomic region:
- a CDS encoding AraC family transcriptional regulator — translation MTTQLNELRALTSSAENRRTETGIPRVAMVQGKIPEHMLAAVYEPMINLILQGSKTMTVGEQTLHYDPATYFVMSIELPAVGTVHPASTGEPYLAVSLTLDPVALTTLLADLPLPADRHDQDPGFSVAPVTPQLMDAWVRLLRLMGDPQSIAALAPAYEREILYRVLQGPHGWMLREIAAPDSAMARVNQAIQWIRRDFAESIRVEHMAEKAAMSVSAFHRHFKAVTTLSPLQYQKRVRLLQARTLMVANARSVTAAAFEVGYESSTQFSRDYAKVFGLPPSRDAARIQHESKVSRA, via the coding sequence ATGACCACACAATTGAATGAACTGCGAGCCCTGACCTCAAGTGCTGAAAATCGGCGCACTGAGACAGGAATCCCCAGGGTAGCCATGGTGCAGGGTAAGATTCCAGAGCACATGCTGGCCGCCGTCTACGAGCCGATGATCAACCTGATTCTCCAGGGCAGTAAAACCATGACTGTCGGGGAGCAGACGTTGCACTATGACCCGGCGACTTACTTCGTGATGTCCATCGAGCTGCCCGCCGTGGGCACAGTTCATCCGGCGTCGACCGGAGAGCCTTATCTCGCGGTAAGCCTGACGCTCGACCCGGTGGCGCTAACCACGCTGCTGGCCGACCTGCCTCTTCCGGCTGATCGCCATGACCAAGATCCGGGTTTTTCGGTAGCGCCGGTCACGCCTCAGTTGATGGACGCTTGGGTGCGCCTGCTGCGCTTGATGGGTGACCCGCAAAGTATCGCCGCCCTGGCGCCCGCATACGAACGCGAGATCCTCTACCGTGTACTCCAAGGCCCTCACGGCTGGATGCTGCGTGAAATCGCCGCTCCGGACTCTGCGATGGCCCGCGTCAATCAGGCCATTCAGTGGATCCGCCGCGACTTCGCCGAATCTATTCGGGTAGAACATATGGCAGAGAAAGCAGCGATGAGCGTTTCGGCATTTCACCGACACTTCAAGGCGGTAACCACACTGAGCCCTTTGCAATATCAGAAGCGTGTACGCCTGCTTCAGGCTCGCACCCTTATGGTTGCCAACGCCAGAAGCGTCACTGCGGCTGCCTTTGAAGTCGGGTATGAAAGCAGCACCCAGTTCAGCCGAGATTACGCAAAAGTCTTCGGGCTACCGCCCTCACGAGACGCTGCGCGCATTCAGCACGAGAGTAAAGTTTCAAGGGCCTGA
- a CDS encoding SDR family NAD(P)-dependent oxidoreductase, whose translation MGVIVITGGSRGIGASAALHIAERGMGVILTYNQNPDAAHQVVRQIEAAGGKAVALRLDVSNTSNFAAFRDAVVSALEITWGTNTLAGLVNNAGYGLFNPLESVSEEQFDGLFAVHLKGPFFLTQTLLPLLEDGASIVNLTSATTRVATSGVAPYAAFKGGLEVLTRYMAKELCERGIRANAVSPGAIRTELGGGLNDEFEAMLAGQTALGRVGEPQDVARVIAMLLSQESAWINAQTIEVAGGYII comes from the coding sequence ATGGGCGTCATCGTTATCACCGGAGGCAGTCGCGGCATCGGCGCCAGCGCCGCTCTCCATATTGCCGAACGGGGGATGGGCGTCATCCTTACCTACAACCAGAATCCTGATGCGGCTCACCAGGTCGTCCGGCAAATCGAGGCCGCTGGTGGCAAGGCGGTGGCGCTGCGGCTGGACGTGAGTAACACCTCAAACTTTGCTGCATTTCGTGATGCCGTGGTCTCCGCTCTGGAAATTACCTGGGGCACAAACACGCTGGCAGGTCTTGTAAACAACGCAGGCTACGGTCTGTTCAACCCGCTGGAGTCAGTCAGCGAGGAGCAATTCGACGGCCTGTTCGCAGTGCACCTCAAGGGGCCTTTCTTCCTCACTCAAACGCTGCTGCCGCTACTTGAAGATGGCGCCAGCATCGTCAACCTGACGAGTGCCACAACGCGCGTCGCGACATCAGGGGTCGCGCCGTATGCGGCCTTTAAAGGCGGTCTCGAAGTATTGACCCGCTACATGGCGAAAGAACTGTGTGAGCGCGGTATTCGTGCCAATGCGGTTTCGCCTGGTGCCATTCGTACTGAGCTGGGGGGCGGTTTGAACGATGAGTTTGAAGCCATGCTGGCCGGTCAGACAGCACTGGGCCGGGTGGGCGAGCCGCAAGACGTCGCTCGTGTTATTGCGATGCTGCTCTCTCAGGAAAGCGCCTGGATCAACGCGCAAACCATCGAAGTCGCAGGCGGCTACATCA